Genomic window (Daucus carota subsp. sativus chromosome 5, DH1 v3.0, whole genome shotgun sequence):
AATATATagtttgaaattaaatttaaaaatagacaCCAAAACTTACTGGATTTCAGTTTAATTCATTTTAGTCGAAACAATCTTCTTACGAAGATTAGATCGTTCCCAACAacataatttatatgattttgctTACCAGGTtccatttttttgaaatttattattaaaaaaaaatgtactaTTCAAgaactaaaatgttctgcattGAGTCCAATGTCCTTGGTAGGaaatatatagttaaatttttttaaaaaatatacgcCACAACTTAGCGGATTTAAGTTTAAAACAATCTTCTTACTGAGATTAGATTGTTCccaaaaacataaattatatgattttgcTGACCAGATTCAAATTCtatttaaaattgattattCATATAGATTAATGTATTATTGAAGAACTTATATCTTCTTTTTGATTTCAATGTCCTTATCAGGAAatatatagtttaaaatttgttttcaaatatACACCAGAGCTTACCGGATTTCAGTTTTAAACTTATCATTTTAGTTGAAACAATCTTCTTACTTATATTAGATCGTTCCCAACAACATATTTTATATGCTTTTGCTCACCGGGTtccattttcttgaaaattgaTTAATGCAggtttgaaaaaataaattcttcTTTCTGAGTTCAATGTCCTTAGGAGGAAATATATagtttaaaatatcttttaaaatatacgCCATAGCTAACCGAATTTCAGTTTTAAACTTATCATTTTAGTCGAAACAATCTACTTACTAAGATTAGATCGTTCCCAGAAACTTAGTTTATATGACTTTGCTCAATGGgttccattttttttaaaattgattagTCACCAGTTTGTGTCAgtatataagaaaaaaataaattattaagtgaaaataattttaaattacatatgagttaaaaatatatcaaagcAAAATAAGTTATGCTTACTCCAAATTATTATTTACAGAATTAGTTCATTGATAAAGAAATAGAaaactttattaaatttattttcgaccAATGTCTACAAtgttttataattcaaattgaTTTTGTTTAGAATCATTATCTTTTTTTGGATTCCACATCTATTGGTTCACTAAAACTGATAAAAATTCAAAAGAGATTGTATTATTGTCCTATAACTCCTATTTAAGAAGATTCCTGTGGAATATTCttttatgtaataaaatactCTCATTCATGTCTAACATCGGATTCCCTCTGACCATTATACACCACACATTTCTCTTGACCATTCCACACATTTGTGTTGACTGCTATCTTATATTCAAACTGTGCATTATTGATGTTCTAGATCTGAAGCCAACACCTACCAGCTCTACTACTAGCAAAGTAAGTTGCTCTCTCTACCAATTTCTTTCAATCAATTTAATACAACCTTATTTACGAGTTTCTGACTTTGACAGGATGCAAGAGATGTCATTCTTCAACAAATATGATAAGGTGCAGCAGCTTCATAGCGAAAGAACTGAGTGGACCTTGCGTGTTCGAGCTCAGGCTATCTGGAAAATTGTAAACAGAGTAACCCAAGAATTCCGAGGCTTAAATGTTATCTTCGTGGATGATTCAGTAACAGATCtgttattaatattatcattaaaTGTGTTTGGTCTGTGCACTGTACTTCATCGTTGTGTATTTATTTGTTTCTTAGAACTGGAGGATTCATGCTTTTGTCAGTTCAAAAATCTGTGTTTTCTTTGATGATATTCTAAAAGAAGGGCTCATCTACACTCTGTCAAACTTCCATGTAAGAGACTACGGGAATGAGGATAATAATAGAGCTGTGAGATTTGGAAAACAcatttattttgcaaatcacaCACAGTTGATTCCAGAGGCTGAAAATATAACCAATATTGCACCCTACGCTTTTGATTTGTTTGCACTAAACGAGGCCAGAAGTTTGCTTGCTGATATTCGGTTCTTATTTGGTAAATTTACAATTCCTACAGTATAGCTTCTTTTTCAAATAACTCTTGCTACAACATACACAACTTTAACTGaatttacataattttattagatACTGTTGGTATACTAGAAGACAAGAACATCCAACCTGTTCAGTCCAAAGAGGATGAGAAGAAAATTCATATTCGATTTAAGATTTCTGATGGCAGGTGATAGttgttaaaattttcaaacaatGAATAATTTCtgcatatttatgataattacttAAAAAACTAAAGATTAAATCTTCAATATTCTTCATATAGGTCATCCATGAATGTCACCTTCTTTGGTGATCTGGCTGTTGAATTTGCAAACTCTGTCAAAGCAATAAAAGATGATACCATTACAGTAATAATTGCAAGTGCAAAAGTGAATGAGTACGAaggtattatttttgttttagaaCTGTTTAAGGCGTTGCTTTTATCACAACTGTGTTTCAATCTTAAGGCCATTATTTTTATTACAACTGTCTTTCATACAAGTTTATGTGTCACCTTCAGGAATAATATGCTTGAACAATTATCCTGCGACGAGGTTCTATCTTAACGCAAAACATCCCAGTGTCAAAAAACTAAAACTGAGGTATTAACTCTTGAATTATTTTTGTTTGcttaaaacaaaaatgaaaataaaaacatttcatgtagttgatgaatttgCTTCGTTATTTAGGATGTCTGATCCTGCCTACTGTGCCAATAATCTTGAGCCTTTGCCGGAGCAAACTCCACCACTATTCTCAGTTGAAGATATCAAAAAACTACCAAAAGAATTTATCGAGGTCTGTTTGCTCAgaatttatgaaactacataATTAGTACAAATTATTTGTCAAActtcataacttatataaacTTAACATGGAACTGCAGAAAAAAGTGAGGTGCCAAATTACTGTGAAGAAGGTTGATGAAAAGAGCAACTGGTATGACAATGTTTGTACTACATGTCAAGCTGAGGTAACCACCGTCGAGGGAAGGTATCGATGCATCATTTGTTCAAGGAATGTACCTTTTCTAGATAAAAGGTAATCTTCTGCCTAAACTAACCTTTACTCAAATGTTTGCAATACAAATTTCTTTAGTATGGAAAATGTCGTATTGTCTAAGTTttcaaaattgttttcaatataATCGGAAGTTCAGTTGTTTCCAAGCCAATGTCATTTATAGTTCAAATAACCTTTTAACACAGGATACTCCTAAAactgtatttttttattaaaaaattaggtTCAGGATTGCTACACTCTGCAATGATACCACTGGCCTCATTGCCATAATCTTCCCTGATGACGAAATTCAACGAATCATAGGAAAGAATGCTTTTGAAGTGGAGGATGAAGTAAGATttcatttttacttttaaacGAATCAAATGTGGGTTCCAATCATATTTTAAAGATCTgcacttttgaaaattttggctGACTTATTCATTTTACAGCTGGGGGATGAGAATAAATTTCCCTCTTGCTCAAAATTTTTGAGAAGAAGGACTACGTGATCACTTTAACTATAAATGAGAGGAATGTTAACAAAACCATCAACATATACAGAGCTACAGATATATCTGATCTCATTGAAGTGTTAGGGAATCATAGTCCCCCAAACTTGGCTGCTGTTAGTCTAACCAAGGAACCGTTGGTGACCCCTGCAAAGCCTCCAGTCCATAATCCCGCAAAGGCACCCATTGTCGAGAACACGAACAATGCCACTGCCACTGTAAAACATCCCTTAAACTTcataatcaattttattttatgagctTTTAAAGTCTCGAGAAAActgattgttttttttaaatgtaagataTTCAATGCAGCATTGCCACAGAGACCAGCCCACCTACAGCAAACTCAACCAACAAAGCGAGGAACCGAGTGAAGAAGAATGATGTTCGATATGAAATGGAGGATGATGTCCCACTTGGCAAATtcaaaatcctgaaaaaaaacAAGGTGGTAATTGATAActgcattaattttttttcttattgacCTCATAATACCTATTTTCTTCTAATGAAATTTCTCACACTTAGGTTTGATTGTGTTGCTGTATTTCAATGGTGGAATTGTggaacttgattttcttttggTAGTTGGCAATTCTTCTTTTGGAAACTATCTTTTGCTGGGCTGTCCTTTTTCTATTTTGTTGGTCAATGGAGATGCTTTGGAAGATTTACATTCCCTTTTGATGAAACAGTGCCACAGAACTCATTAATGTAGATGCATTCTGGTGACATTATTAAGATACTGCTGACAGTATTAAGTTGTAATATTCCTTTCTTGGCAATTACTGTCAGGGCTCTTGCTGCTGTGTTGTAGCTATCATAAACGCTGTTTTTGAAAAACAAACTTGGTTGGTATGAACTCAGTAAAAGCAAatgttttctttatttttttatattatttgtcaAGAATCTGTATTTATGTGTTATCTTGAATGGTTCTACAAATAAAACTTCTATATATAGACAAACCAATTCATAAGTTGAATCCTCTAAATTTGTTGGCTTTGCAAACAAAAATATGGCAACTAAAAAGTATGATAGCTTCAGTGCTTTAACCAAAACAAATACCTACTTCATTGTCCCAACAAGAGTTTTGAACCTGTGGAGAGGTTATCGAAGAACCGGAGAACCTTTCAAAGGCTTCAATCTTTTGCTGCTTGATCACAAAGTAAGTTTAAAACACTGTACActtttattaaactaatattcCCAGCCAGTTGTGTTTCTctaattaatttgtaaattatttaTCAGCGAGCGAGGATCCATGCTTTTGTTCCTTACAACCTAGCAGAGGAGTTTGAGCCTATGATTAGAATTGGAAACCTCTATTTGTTGGAGAATTTCACTATTCAACATTACAAAGTTGATGAGAAGTTCCGTTGTCTCCGAATGGATtttcaaattgttttcaacgAGGAAACGGAGATGAACCCGCGGGAAGAAAATTTGGTCAACGTAGAGAACTGCTGGTTCGATTTCTTTGACATTGCTGAACTGCCAACTCTGTCCAAGCAGAATACATACTTAACTGGTAGATCAAAACTTATAAATCAGTAGTACAACAACCTAAACAAGTACAGATTAccctttttttattattttgttggttGTGCAGATGTGGTAGGAATCATGGAGGAGCATGATCATATTCGGAGAATCAAGAATTGCAACGGGGTCATACAGTCACAGCTGATTTTTGAAATAACGGATGACAGGTACATGAAAACAAAAACATCTTCTTTTATATGTAAcactcaacaaaaaaaaattactgaaATGATAAAtgacccctatatatatattattccctTCAAGATCAAGTGTCAGAGTTACTTTATGGGATGACTTTGCGAGGCACTTTGCTGAAAGCTTGAAAGAAGCTCAAGAATTTCCAGTCATCCTTATTCTTGGTTGTGCTAGGGTCACCACATGGTCAGGTATGTCTACTTGGAATAGATAAGATTGGAATGTTTTCAGTAACATTGATTATAAGATTTTTTCCTAATGTGGTTTACCAGAGCAAGTAATTTTGACTCATGTTGGGGCTACAAATTTCTATATCAACTGCAATCACCGTAGCGTGAATGAGCTGAGGAAACTGTAAGTAGCTTAGTATTCTATCTTTCATTAATAATTAGACCAGTAAAtgcaaaaagaaattgaaattcATTACATTAAGCAAACATGTTAACCTCCTTTTGTTTACAGTCTAGCACAGAAGAAGATCTCAACAAAGAGTGTTTGCAATGAAAACAGACGAGCAATGAAATATTATAAGCTGGATAACATACCAACACTAGGAGTTGACCACGCTgaggtaaaaaaaaatataaagactATCACTTTTCTCAAAACTTAATGTAAACTGCACTAAATTCTCAACAAGGTTGGTTCATAATTTTTCAGAGGCAAATCTTCTGCAAAGTCAAACTGACTGCTTTCCAGCAAGTTAAGTCATGGTTCCAACCTACATGCACCTCATGCTATGCTAAAACTGTCAAAGTAGAAGGCCAGGACACATGCACAGTTTGTCAAAGGGTTGTTCTTTATGCAGATAACATGTAAGTGTACAGACAGCTCTATCATAATTTACTAAACTGTTTATAAACATAGCATGGGTGAAAAAATTTTGTGATGCAGGTTTGAGTTGTATGCAATTGCATCTGATGAAACTGGATCTATGATGATTATACTTGAAGAGCGTGAAGTTAAGAAATTGATTGCCAAAACAGTCTCTGACATTACGGATGAGGTGATTAGTCAATAATAAACTCCCcctattttgtatataatttcaaCTTAAACTAATGCAAATCGATTATACACTaacttattctatttttttcagGGAAACAACGATGACAGTTTTCCCACAATTCTAAATACTATCATTTGCAAGGAGTACACACTAAAAGTCAGAGTCCAGATGGATAACATTCTTAAAAAATCAGAATTCTATTTGGTTACTGATATTATGCCAGGAATTCTTACTGAAGGACACCAACAACCTCAGCTCTCCATCCCCCATCCCATTGAAAGCATTGATGCACAGGCAAGCAAATCCACTATCATTCTTATTATCACAGTCAATGTACTTAAACACTTATTATCTCAGTCAATGTACTTATACAGTATATTCACTTTCTTACAATTACAGCCATCATCCTCAGCCTGCACTAATGGTATCATATCAACTATCAATCTCAATTCCTAAATATCTGGCACACTACATGGCAGCAACAGATCTGAGAAAGTTCGTCTAAGTTATCTATTATCAGTTCtattagttaaatcaaatatcacaTCTGTTtgtgatttaatattttcctAAGCAATATGTACTTTACATTCTCATACATGAATGAATGCTTATCTATATTTGGAAAATTAGTGCCCTAAATTTGGTAGAGCCATAAAACTATTAACTATATATGATGAGTTATCATAACAACAGAGTCTTTGCAAAGacattaattaagttttaaaagtaCCAAAGAATACAAATGGTGCATTTTATAATATACCTGCAACAAAATACCAGTTTGCAGAGGCTTTCCCACCATCATCACTTGCCTTGGTGCATTATTCAAAAGTAATGAAGTCTCTAACCTGCAAAATTTTAATACTGTACTGCAAGGAGGAATTGACATAAATTATTGACACTACTTTCATAACAACTTAAAAAAACAGTACTTGCTGACATATGATCTAAAACTATAATAGTTGAATTAAAAATCTAATACCAACTTCCAAATTTAACACTCAAATTCATAACATCATATTGATAGTCAGGCCAGCTCAATGTTAGAAAGTTTCACAAAAGTGCGGCAGTAGTAAGCAACATTCTCACAGAATTCTGAACCATTACTAACAATTTCAAAGATAACTACTTCAACATAACGCAGACACATAATTGCAGAACAGTACTTTTTCATTTTGTCAACTACAATTTAAACAAGCAAGACATAACATGGTTCTATGCACCATGATTCCTGAGCACTTGAAGAGCAAAATGCTGAATAGAGTTCCTTGCACATTTCAGCACAACCACGTCTCCCAAATGCAAGCCCAGGTCATCTCTGAATTGGATCCACCCATCGTGGATTGTGGTACGGTTGCTCTTCCCACCACGATTCCCCACCTGCAACTTCCAACCTTTCTCCTCTGAGTAGATGCTGATATAGTCTTTTTTCTTCCACAAACCAGTGATAGCAATGTAATCAGTTGAAATATCCTACATTAACAGAGGTAACATACAGTAAAAGTAAAAAATCTTAACCACAAAACTACAGTACAGAAGCATATTTCAACCACataatagaaaaattaatttCTTAACCACAGATATCCAGTACAAATATAAGATTGGTCAATATACAACAACATATTAATTTCTTACCACTCCATACACATATTTGTACAAGTGGTGAGGCTGGACAATGATCTCAATACGTCCAAAGACAGGAAGTGCATGCGAGTTTAACCCTATAATAGAAATTCAAGTGTAAAATCAGTACTTTCAaagatgataaaattaaagcaaAACACAATTAAGAGTACACATTGTCTACCACTAGACAGAGGAGTTCCAGGAAATATGTACTCCACAAAGTCGTAGTCGAAAAAGGAAATAGTTGTTACACCAGGCTCCTCATAACTAAACAACACCAAGTTAAAGGAACTGAAATCTTGAATTCCCTCCATTGACCAGAATTTGTTGAGACCACAAAATCTCCCAACATCATGTTTGTACACACCCTCAGTTCACTTCCCATTGCTAAAAATAAAGTTCTGATACCCGGGCAAAAGGTGGAAAGCTTTCTTAAATGAGCGAGGGTGCTCCtgtgaaaacaaaattttacatacCAAGCATTTCAAAAAGTCTATATaatcttatattttaaaatggaaAAATGAGGAGCTTACAAATTCATCAAACATTGTCTCCTCCTCTTTCAAGAATTTGATAAACTTCAAACCACCAGATTTAACATTCactaaaaacatataaacaataataaatCAGTACAATATCAAGGGCCTAAACAACAGAATGAAATAAGTGTTTGAGTTGAAAGCAAAAGACATACCATTTCGAGGACGACCCTTTTGCGTTTCATGAACCAAAAGGGGATACTCAATCTCCACAAGGTTCTTCCCAATAACATAAACATTAAAACCAGATTGCCCATCATATTCAAACACAAGAAGTTGCCCAGGTTCCATTTCAAAATCCTCATACAAGCTAGACATGTCATAAATCAAGCCTCCCTCTTGGtaattgaaaacatgaatttcaTAACCATTTCGAAATTTCAACATAAAAGAATTCGCCAGCTTATTACCATATTTGCTGAGAATCTTTTCCGGCAACAtctaaaaaaaaaccaaaaatgagtAAAGGAACAAATTTCTTTCACCACTACAAAATAGGGGTAACTAACCATTTCTTCCGACATTAAGTCCGCATCTGTTAGGAATTTGATGAACTTCTCAACAATGATCCCCGATGTCTCCATAACCCtaatcaataccctttattaataagcgaaaccacatttcggtggaacatcggtaccaaaagtaccaaaatttggtcactttcctattgattaggattttataaacattattatactattatcaaaagacttctatatcgaatagaattttattattaaagacttcAATATTCATTAGCACAATGAAATACttctgtattgattagaattttactCCTGTTAAAGacttcaatattgattaggacaatgtcatttaattttttttatttaataaaaataattattatagaattatgaaaagtTTTTCgtattgttagaattttatagttgttattataacaattattaatattatacaattatgaaaagacttctatgttgattcagattttattattaaaaatttcaatattgattaagattttataattattagtgtTTAGGATTTTGTTATGTAACATTTATCACACAGTTaaatcgctaacaatttaacttatgaaacagtattcatatcaaaatttgggtatcatcacattattttttaatttaaactttcatattgattaggattttataaccattattatactattatcaaaagacatctatattgaataaaattttattatcagaGATTTCGATATTCATTAGGACAATGAAAGACTttgtattgattagaattttactCCTGTTAAACacttcaatattgattaggataatgtcatataatttttttatataataacaataattattatagaattatgaaaagtTTTTCGtattgttaggattttatagttgttattatacattgttaggattttataattattattatacaattatgaaaagacttctatgttgattcagattttattattaaaaatttcaatactggttaagattttataattattagtgtTTAGGATTTTGT
Coding sequences:
- the LOC135153039 gene encoding uncharacterized protein LOC135153039 — translated: MQEMSFFNKYDKVQQLHSERTEWTLRVRAQAIWKIVNRVTQEFRGLNVIFVDDSNWRIHAFVSSKICVFFDDILKEGLIYTLSNFHVRDYGNEDNNRAVRFGKHIYFANHTQLIPEAENITNIAPYAFDLFALNEARSLLADIRFLFDTVGILEDKNIQPVQSKEDEKKIHIRFKISDGRSSMNVTFFGDLAVEFANSVKAIKDDTITVIIASAKVNEYEGIICLNNYPATRFYLNAKHPSVKKLKLRMSDPAYCANNLEPLPEQTPPLFSVEDIKKLPKEFIEKKVRCQITVKKVDEKSNWYDNVCTTCQAEVTTVEGRYRCIICSRNVPFLDKRFRIATLCNDTTGLIAIIFPDDEIQRIIGKNAFEVEDELGDENKFPSCSKFLRRRTT
- the LOC108221517 gene encoding uncharacterized protein LOC108221517, translated to METSGIIVEKFIKFLTDADLMSEEMMLPEKILSKYGNKLANSFMLKFRNGYEIHVFNYQEGGLIYDMSSLYEDFEMEPGQLLVFEYDGQSGFNVYVIGKNLVEIEYPLLVHETQKGRPRNVNVKSGGLKFIKFLKEEETMFDEFEHPRSFKKAFHLLPGYQNFIFSNGNYEEPGVTTISFFDYDFVEYIFPGTPLSSGLNSHALPVFGRIEIIVQPHHLYKYVYGVDISTDYIAITGLWKKKDYISIYSEEKGWKLQVGNRGGKSNRTTIHDGWIQFRDDLGLHLGDVVVLKCARNSIQHFALQVLRNHVDKMKKYCSAIMCLRYVEVVIFEIVSNGSEFCENVAYYCRTFVKLSNIELA
- the LOC108221516 gene encoding uncharacterized protein LOC108221516, whose product is MATKKYDSFSALTKTNTYFIVPTRVLNLWRGYRRTGEPFKGFNLLLLDHKRARIHAFVPYNLAEEFEPMIRIGNLYLLENFTIQHYKVDEKFRCLRMDFQIVFNEETEMNPREENLVNVENCWFDFFDIAELPTLSKQNTYLTDVVGIMEEHDHIRRIKNCNGVIQSQLIFEITDDRSSVRVTLWDDFARHFAESLKEAQEFPVILILGCARVTTWSEQVILTHVGATNFYINCNHRSVNELRKLLAQKKISTKSVCNENRRAMKYYKLDNIPTLGVDHAERQIFCKVKLTAFQQVKSWFQPTCTSCYAKTVKVEGQDTCTVCQRVVLYADNMFELYAIASDETGSMMIILEEREVKKLIAKTVSDITDEGNNDDSFPTILNTIICKEYTLKVRVQMDNILKKSEFYLVTDIMPGILTEGHQQPQLSIPHPIESIDAQPSSSACTNGIISTINLNS